The Coccidioides posadasii str. Silveira chromosome 3, complete sequence genome contains a region encoding:
- a CDS encoding uncharacterized protein (EggNog:ENOG410PKCW~COG:I~BUSCO:10828at33183), with the protein MPTAVQEGTQTAVVQVDKSEDGVTRIGINRPQRRNAIDQLTAKKLYEAFVAFENDNRQKVCVFYGTGRTFSAGFDLSELTRWDTPPGRSRDIDRGGNEHLSNITRSKFEPVCGRNAGPLGPSRMRINKPVICAISGCCVAGGLELCLLADIRVVEEDVVFGIFSRRFGIPLLDGGTVRLQSVVGLGRALDIILTGRPVGAHEALHMGLANRVVPKGQAFGESMKLARLLASFPQECLNADRDSCYYSAYRAQSLEDALSYEYNGAVKVADLAIREGIKFVQGKERQAKL; encoded by the coding sequence ATGCCAACCGCAGTACAGGAGGGTACACAGACGGCAGTCGTTCAAGTCGACAAGTCAGAAGATGGCGTTACGAGGATTGGGATCAACAGACCACAGCGAAGAAACGCCATAGATCAGCTCACGGCAAAGAAGTTGTATGAGGCGTTTGTCGCTTTCGAGAATGACAACCGGCAGAAAGTATGCGTGTTCTATGGTACGGGGAGAACATTTTCGGCCGGCTTTGACCTCAGCGAACTGACCAGGTGGGATACACCCCCGGGCCGGTCTAGAGACATCGATCGCGGAGGTAATGAACACCTGAGTAACATTACGCGTTCCAAGTTCGAACCCGTTTGCGGTCGCAACGCCGGTCCACTCGGCCCAAGCAGAATGCGGATAAACAAACCAGTGATTTGTGCCATTTCAGGATGCTGCGTTGCGGGGGGGTTGGAGTTGTGTCTTCTCGCGGACATACGGGTTGTGGAAGAGGATGTGGTATTCGGAATATTCTCCAGACGCTTTGGCATTCCGCTACTCGATGGAGGAACGGTCCGTCTGCAGTCTGTCGTCGGGTTAGGTCGGGCATTGGATATAATATTGACGGGAAGGCCGGTAGGAGCTCATGAGGCCCTTCACATGGGTTTAGCGAACCGGGTTGTACCGAAGGGCCAGGCTTTCGGGGAGTCAATGAAGCTTGCGAGGCTACTGGCCTCGTTTCCTCAGGAATGTTTGAATGCAGATCGAGATTCTTGTTACTATTCTGCCTATCGAGCGCAGTCACTGGAGGATGCGCTATCCTATGAATACAACGGTGCTGTGAAGGTCGCCGACCTTGCCATTCGGGAGGGAATCAAGTTTGTCCAAGGCAAAGAGAGGCAGGCGAAGCTATGA